The genomic stretch TAATAATATGCAGGACGAATGCCGTGTTCATCGCGCAACACAAAGCTATTGCCATTGCCGATTAATCCACCGATGGTATAACCTCCGTCAAACAACGAAGCCGCATCTTTCAAGACTTTTGCCACATCTGGATTTCCGGCATTTTCGTCAGATTCTTTGGAGAGAAAATGATGTACCACTTCCATCATCGCGGCAAGGTCGCTTTGACGCTGAAAATCGCCGGGCTGAATATGTACGGATGCAAATAATTCCTTAGTATTTACAAGATTAAAATTGCCTGCAAGTGCAAGATTTTTTTCTCTTGCAATATTTCTCTTAATAAACGGATGGCAAAATTCTACATTGTTTTTACCCTGTGTGCCGTAGCGCAAATGTCCAAGCAGCAACTCGCCTAACATAGGAACGTGTCCTTTCATTATGTCGGGCTGCGACTGAATTTCGGGCAAATACTTTTCGAGGTCATCTACCTGCTTTCCTATCTGCGAAAAAATATCTGCAATCGGCTGCGGTGCATTGCTGCGAAGGCGGTGCATAAATTCGTAACCATTGCTCACATTCAACTTTATAGATGCTACGCCCGCGCCGTCTTGTCCGCGGTTGTGCTGCTTTTCCATCAACAGGTACAGTTTGTTAAGACCGTACAAAGTTGTTCCGTATTTTTCCAGATAAAAAGAGAGAGGTTTTCTGAGGCGAATGAAGGCTAAGCCGCATTCGTGTTTTATTTCGTCGCTCATTGTAGATGTAATGAAAGCGCAAAGTTACGACAAGAAAATTTAGTAAAAACTTAATGTAGAATAATGTTGTGAATTTGTGAGAAAGTTTAGAAGTCAGAAAGTCAATTAGCCATTGCTTACGCAAAATTGACTAATGACTTCCTGACTATTTCCATGAGCCTTTCGCCAAACAACTTTGAGCTGCTGACCAAATGCACTTTCAATTCACGTTTTCAACTTTGCAGCATAAAAAATTAATCAAAATGAGCAAAGTAGTTTTAGTTACGGGCGCATCCGCAGGCATCGGAAAAGCGACCGCAAAATATCTCGCAGAAAACGGTTACACGGTTTACGGCGCAGCACGCAGGGTAGAAAAGATGAATGAACTTTTGTCTTTGGGCATCAAAGTAATCCCGCTCGATGTTACGCACGATGAATCGATGGTAAATGCCGTTGATGAAATTATCAAAGCCGAAGGAAAAATTGATATACTCATCAACAACGCAGGCTTCGGCTCTTACGGCGCGGTGGAAGACGTGCCGATGAGCGATGCGAAATATCAGCTCGAAGTAAATGTTTTTGGCGCAGCGCGATTGATGCAATTGGTGTTACCGCACATGCGGAAAAACGGTTACGGAAAAATCGTGAACATTTCTTCCATCGGCGGGAAAATTGCGTTCCCGCTCGGCGGTTGGTATCATGCAAGTAAGTTTGCATTGGAAGGCTTGAGCGATAGTTTGAGAAACGAAGTGAAACAATTCGGCATTGATGTAATAGTGATTGAACCGGGCGGAATAAAATCCGAATGGGGCAATATTGCGTTCGACAGTATGGTAAAAATTTCCGGCAATACAGCATATAAAAATATGGTAAGCAAAATGCAGAAAGCTACCCTCAAAACACTGGACAAAAACCCCGAGCCGATACTCATTGCGAAGCTGATTAAAAAAGCTATTGAAGTCAAAAATCCGAAAACAAGATATGCCGACGGTTATATGGCAAAACCATTGTTGATTGCACGAAAAATCGTGTCCGATAAGATGTTGGACAAAATGGTTATGAGTCAAATGAAATAAACTTATGAATCATTTTGTAGAAAATATATTGAAGCATTACATCCGCGAATCGCAGCAAGGTTACGGCTCTACCATATTCGGTGTGATTTTATTGATTGCGGCAATCTTGCTGTTTAAATTTGCCGCACCATTATCGCTGTTGAAAGGGTTGGCAATTCCGTCTTTTCTTATCGGATTAATCATGGGGTTGGGCGGCGTTACAGACGGACATTTTGCAAGAAAATCCATTACCGAACAAATCAGTCTGTATGAAAACAACAGAGAAGCATTTTTCAATCAGGAAGTGCCGAAAGTTGAGAAAATACACAAATCTTGGAAAGACATCAGAATCATTTGGAGTGTAATTACCTTAACGGGGATTACATTGCTTTTTGCCGCTAAAAAAGATTATTTAAAAGGCGTTGCTTTAGGTACAATCATATTAAGTTTGGCAGGACATACCGAAGAAGCGATTTCCAAAAACTTTAATGAAAAGTATTATAAAGAAGTGCTTGAGGAAGCTGTAAAAAATGATAGCGTTTCGCTGAATAATGGGACCCATTCGTCCAACAATTCATCTTTTGATACGACAAATAATCAATTGCATTCGGAACAAAATGATAAGCCGAAAAAGCATCATCAACATAAAAAGGAAATGCCGAAAACATTTTTGAATAATAAGTTTTACAATCAATAATCTTTGGCAATTTTGTAATGATATTCCCCGCAGATTTGCGCGGATTATTTTCGCGGAATACGCAGATTTCTTTCAGCGAAAATCAGCGTATTTATCTGCGGAAAAACTTCCTAAAAATGGACAACAATTATTTTCATTATAACCTTTTATATTCCTGCGAATATCAACAAAAACGCGGGCATGAGCAGTTTGTGGAAGAACACGCTTTGGGTTATTTGATTTCGGGCGAATCAAAATTTTTTACCAATGAAGGAACTTTTGTTGCGAAAGAAGGAACGATTGGTTTGCTGCGCAAAAATCAGTTGGTGAAGTCTTTGAAATTGCCGTCCGAAAGCGGACAACCATTTAAGTCTATCAACATTTTTCTCGACCAGGAAACTTTGAGAAAATATGCATCGGCAAACAACATTGGCAAAGTTGAACCGTACGCAGGCGCAACAATGATTGATTTGTCAAACAATATTTTTCTGAAAGGATATTTTGAATCGTTGATTCCTTATGTGGAAAATCCGCAAAAACTCACGCAAAAAATTGCCGAACTGAAAACCAATGAAGCCATTGAATTGTTGTTGCAAACAAATCCTTCATTAAAAAGTTTTCTATTCGATTTTCAGGAGCCGCACAAGATAGATTTAGAAGCGTACATGAACCGCAATTATCATTACAACGTTCCATTGAAAAATTTTGCAAAGCTTACTGGACGCAGTCTCGCCACGTTCAAGCGCGATTTTCAAAAAATATTTTCCCTTTCGCCCGAAAAATGGTTACAGCAAAAACGCCTGCAACTGGCGCATTATCTTATTGCTGAAAAACACCAGAAACCTTCGGAAGTTTACTTGGAAGTAGGCTTTGAAAATCTGTCTCATTTTTCCGATTCGTTTAAAAAAATGTTTGGGTATAATGCGAGTAGTTTGAACATTGGAAAGTAACCAATTTCGTAAACTAAAATATCAGCATATTCTCTCTTTCGGCTCAAGAAATATTATAACCACATAGCTACATAACACCTGAATATCAAACTTCAATGCTATGTAACTACGTGGTTTTCTCTATATCTAAACCAATTTTTTAGAAGGCGTAAGTAAACGTTACTCCTATATTTCTCGGATCTGTCGGGTTCAAAAATGCTTGCGGATAATAAGCAGTATACCCTCTTGAATTTCCGATATTA from Arachidicoccus sp. BS20 encodes the following:
- a CDS encoding oxidoreductase, yielding MSKVVLVTGASAGIGKATAKYLAENGYTVYGAARRVEKMNELLSLGIKVIPLDVTHDESMVNAVDEIIKAEGKIDILINNAGFGSYGAVEDVPMSDAKYQLEVNVFGAARLMQLVLPHMRKNGYGKIVNISSIGGKIAFPLGGWYHASKFALEGLSDSLRNEVKQFGIDVIVIEPGGIKSEWGNIAFDSMVKISGNTAYKNMVSKMQKATLKTLDKNPEPILIAKLIKKAIEVKNPKTRYADGYMAKPLLIARKIVSDKMLDKMVMSQMK
- a CDS encoding helix-turn-helix domain-containing protein, with amino-acid sequence MDNNYFHYNLLYSCEYQQKRGHEQFVEEHALGYLISGESKFFTNEGTFVAKEGTIGLLRKNQLVKSLKLPSESGQPFKSINIFLDQETLRKYASANNIGKVEPYAGATMIDLSNNIFLKGYFESLIPYVENPQKLTQKIAELKTNEAIELLLQTNPSLKSFLFDFQEPHKIDLEAYMNRNYHYNVPLKNFAKLTGRSLATFKRDFQKIFSLSPEKWLQQKRLQLAHYLIAEKHQKPSEVYLEVGFENLSHFSDSFKKMFGYNASSLNIGK